The following are from one region of the Biomphalaria glabrata chromosome 12, xgBioGlab47.1, whole genome shotgun sequence genome:
- the LOC129922123 gene encoding uncharacterized protein LOC129922123, with protein sequence MMIKELILIWTAITACEGADLIMEITEGGDTNAVILDEPLIRQFHSCICTNINTLCKIPVNGMSVIQEIIQDVNVSYHYDNTYFCFHDAEGFTCYRLKAISRIPECSSQNERCSNVALVAKANTCTIGTVNLLWSGTKTVSIKVFSETIRNLFSCVSFCSKQEPVAEKPADKPADQPASEVIIGVSVGASVVILILALVIIILCFKMKKRQILTINQSRPPMPLPNGEQNRQQAPSRLTVNTIENESTHYESINYSIHEYLEPIQFSRENVLTNEHRASNSDNTPSNNSPDDTRANETSISIAGNDTVRYVNERETNIDMASTSSNTVVEVTE encoded by the exons ATGATGATAAAAGAATTAATCTTGATTTGGACTGCAATAACAGCATGTGAAGGAGCAGATCTCATTATGGAGATTACCGAAGGAGGCGATACTAATGCGGTCATACTGGACGAACCACTCATACGACA ATTCCATAGTTGTATTTGTACGAATATAAACACTTTGTGCAAAATACCAGTGAACGGTATGAGTGTCATCCAAGAAATAATACAAGATGTCAACGTGTCTTACCATTATGACAACACATACTTTTGTTTTCATGATGCAGAAGGTTTTACCTGTTACAGACTAAAAGCTATATCTAGAATACCAGAATGCTCTTCTCAGAATGAAAGGTGTAGTAACGTAGCATTGGTAGCAAAAGCAAATACGTGCACCATAGGAACTGTGAATCTTCTATGGTCTGGAACTAAAACTGTTTCAATAAAAGTATTTTCGGAGACGATTAGAAATTTGTTCAGTTGTGTCTCCTTTTGCTCTAAGCAAGAGCCTGTTGCAGAAAAACCTGCTGACAAACCTGCTGACCAACCTGCTAGCGAAGTGATCATCGGAGTTTCCGTCGGCGCTTCTGTAGTCATTCTTATTTTGGCATTGGTTATAATTATACTTtgctttaaaatgaaaaaaagacaaatactTACAATAAACCAAAGTAGGCCTCCAATGCCTTTGCCAAATGGAGAACAAAACAGACAACAAGCACCTAGTAGGCTTACAGTAAACACAATAGAAAATGAATCTACACATTATGAATCGATTAATTATTCGATTCATGAATATTTAGAGCCTATTCAATTTTCAAGAGAAAACGTGTTAACCAATGAACACAGAGCATCAAACTCGG ATAACACACCTTCCAACAATAGCCCCGATGATACCAGAGCTAATGAAACCAGCATTTCCATAGCTGGCAATGACACAGTACGATATGTGAATGAAAGAGAAACCAACATTGACATGGCTAGCACAAGCAGTAACACCGTGGTGGAAGTTACAGAATAA